From Loxodonta africana isolate mLoxAfr1 chromosome 2, mLoxAfr1.hap2, whole genome shotgun sequence, the proteins below share one genomic window:
- the LOC100653605 gene encoding monocyte differentiation antigen CD14-like, giving the protein MELAPCLMLLLLLPLQLLHASEATPEPCELDDEDFHCVCNFSDPEPDWSNGYQCMAAVEVKIRGGGHSLEKFLEIADTDPQRYTDVVKALRVRRLTLGAAQVPARLVFALLHALGYSRLKELTLEDLEITGTYPPPPLEATGPALSALRLRNVSWATGGAWLAQLQQWLKPNLKVLSIEQAHPLAFSCEQLRTFPTLTTLDLLDNPGLGERGLASALCPHKFPALQDLGLRNTGMETPTGVCAVLAAAAVQPHRLDLSQNALRSTTNPGASGCIWPSALSSLNLSFAGLQQVPKGLPAKLSVLDLSCNRLNRAPRPEELPQVENLILDGNPFLDPGVTKPHEGPQNSGVTGVCGHSALV; this is encoded by the exons ATG GAGCTCGCGCCCTGCCTGATGCTGCTGCTTCTGCTGCCGCTGCAGCTGCTGCACGCCTCGGAGGCCACGCCGGAGCCCTGCGAGCTGGACGATGAAGATTTCCACTGCGTCTGCAACTTCTCGGATCCAGAGCCCGACTGGTCCAATGGCTATCAATGTATGGCTGCAGTCGAGGTTAAGATTCGCGGTGGCGGCCACAGTCTTGAGAAGTTTCTAGAGATCGCCGATACGGACCCGCAGAGATACACTGATGTGGTCAAGGCTCTGCGAGTGCGGCGGCTCACCTTGGGCGCTGCCCAGGTTCCTGCCCGGCTCGTGTTCGCCCTCCTTCATGCGCTCGGTTACTCCCGTCTTAAGGAACTGACGCTCGAGGACCTGGAGATAACCGGCACGTATCCGCCGCCGCCTCTGGAAGCCACCGGGCCTGCGCTCTCCGCTTTACGCCTCCGCAACGTGTCGTGGGCCACGGGGGGTGCCTGGCTGGCCCAGCTGCAACAGTGGCTCAAGCCGAACCTCAAAGTACTGAGCATTGAGCAAGCACACCCGCTTGCCTTTTCTTGCGAGCAGCTCCGCACCTTCCCGACTCTCACCACTTTAGACTTGTTAGACAACCCTGGACTGGGCGAGCGCGGGCTGGCCTCAGCCCTCTGTCCGCACAAGTTCCCGGCGCTCCAGGATCTGGGGCTGCGCAACACGGGGATGGAGACTCCGACCGGCGTGTGCGCGGTGCTGGCGGCGGCCGCTGTGCAGCCCCACCGCCTGGACCTCAGCCAGAACGCGCTGCGTTCCACCACAAACCCTGGCGCCTCTGGGTGCATCTGGCCCAGCGCATTGAGCTCTCTCAACCTATCGTTCGCTGGACTGCAGCAGGTGCCTAAGGGGCTGCCGGCCAAGCTCAGCGTACTGGATCTCAGCTGCAACCGACTGAACAGGGCGCCACGgccagaagaactgccccaggtGGAAAACCTGATACTGGACGGGAATCCCTTCCTGGACCCTGGAGTCACCAAGCCCCATGAGGGCCCGCAGAACTCGGGAGTAACCGGAGTCTGTGGGCACTCGGCCCTGGTATAG
- the APBB3 gene encoding amyloid-beta A4 precursor protein-binding family B member 3: MLGKDYMLAIILVNCDDDLWGDQSLEGEPGLPPGWRKIHDAAGTYYWHVPSGSTQWQRPTWEPGDAEGPGKGTEGVWGLRPPKGRSFSSLESSLDRRNSLSWYGEESYIQSMEPGTKCFAVRSLGWVEVPEEDLAPGKSSIAVNNCIQQLAQTRSRSQPPDGAWGEGQNMLMILKKDAMSLVNPLDRSLIHCQPLVHIRVWGVGSSKGRDRDFAFVAGDKDSCMLKCHVFRCDVPAKAIASALHGLCAQILSERVGVSGDAPCCSPDPISPEELPRQVELLDAVSQAAQKYEALYMGTLPVTKAMGMDVLNEAIGTLTARGNQDAWVPAMLSVSDSLMMAQPIQVEASAEEEPLWQCPVRLVTFIGVGRDPHTFGLIVDLGRQSFQCAAFWCQPHAGALSEAVQAACMVQYQKCLVASAARGKAWGAQARARLRLKRTSSMDSPGGPPPRPLLKGGVGGAGAAPRKRGVFSFLDAFRLKPSLLHMP, encoded by the exons ATGCTGGGCAAGGATTACATGCTGGCCATCATTCTGGTCAACTGCGATG ATGACCTATGGGGAGACCAAAGTCTGGAGGGAGAGCCAGGCCTACCCCCTGGCTGGAGGAAGATCCACGATGCTGCAGGTACATACTATTGGCACGTACCCAGCGGTAGCACCCAGTGGCAGCGCCCAACCTGGGAGCCTGGAGATGCAGAGGGTCCAGGCAAG GGGAcagagggggtttggggactgcgGCCCCCCAAGGGGAGATCCTTCTCCAGCCTGGAGAGCTCACTGGACCGGAG AAACTCCTTGTCCTGGTATGGTGAGGAATCCTACATCCAGAGCATGGAGCCAGGGACTAAG TGCTTTGCAGTTCGCTCTCTGGGCTGGGTAGAGGTACCCGAGGAGGATCTGGCACCAGGAAAGAGCAGCATTGCGGTCAATAACTGCATCCAGCAGCTGGCCCAGACCCGCAGCCGGAGCCAGCCCCCAGATGGTGCCTGGGGTGAA GGCCAGAACATGCTGATGATCCTGAAGAAGGATGCCATGAGCCTGGTGAATCCCTTGGACCGCAGTCTGATCCACTGCCAGCCTCTGGTGCACATCCGTGTATGGGGTGTGGGCAGCTCCAAGGGCCG CGATAG GGATTTTGCTTTTGTGGCGGGTGACAAAGACAGCTGTATGCTCAAGTGCCATGTGTTTCGTTGTGACGTCCCTGCCAAGGCCATTGCCAGTGCCCTGCATGGGCTCTGTGCCCAG ATCTTGTCAGAGCGAGTAGGGGTCAGTGGTGATGCTCCTTGCTGCTCTCCAGACCCCATCTCTCCTGAAGAGCTGCCTCGTCAAG tggagctgctggatgcAGTGAGCCAGGCTGCTCAGAAGTACGAAGCACTGTACATGGGGACCCTGCCAGTCACCAAAGCCATGG GAATGGATGTGCTGAACGAGGCCATTGGTACCTTGACTGCCCGGGGCAACCAGGACGCCTGGGTTCCTGCTATGCTCAGTGTATCTGATTCTCTCATGATGGCACAACCCATTCAG GTAGAGGCCAGTGCAGAGGAGGAGCCATTGTGGCAGTGCCCTGTGCGCCTTGTGACCTTCATTGGCGTTGGCCGTGACCCACACACCTTTGGCCTCATTGTCGACCTGGGCCGCCAGAGCTTCCAGTGTGCAGCCTTCTGGTGCCAGCCTCATGCAGGGGCACTCTCTGAAGCTGTGCAGGCTGCCTGCATG GTTCAGTACCAGAAATGTCTTGTGGCCTCTGCAGCTCGGGGCAAGGCCTGGGGTGCCCAGGCTCGTGCCCGCCTGCGGCTCAAGAGGACCAGCTCCATGGACTCCCCAGGAggtcccccgccccgccccctgcTCAAAGGAGGTGTTGGGGGTGCAGGGGCAGCCCCTCGAAAACGAGGTGTCTTCTCTTTTCTTGATGCCTTCCGGCTGAAACCCTCTCTGCTCCACATGCCCTAA
- the LOC111751044 gene encoding uncharacterized LOC131768270 homolog, which produces MADDKDSLPKLKDLAFLKNQLERLQRRVEDEVNSGVGQDGSLLSSPFLKGFLAGYVVAKLRASAVLGFAVGTCTGIYVAQAYAVPNVEKTLRDYLQSLRKGPD; this is translated from the exons ATGGCGGATGACAAG GATTCTCTGCCCAAGCTTAAGGATCTGGCGTTTCTCAAGAATCAGCTGGAGCGCCTGCAGCGGCGCGTAGAAGATGAAGTGAACAGTGGTGTGGGCCAG GATGGCTCGCTCCTATCCTCCCCATTCCTCAAGGGCTTCCTGGCCGGCTACGTGGTAGCCAAACTAAGGGCGTCAGCAGTATTGGGCTTTGCCGTGGGCACCTGCACTGGCATCTATGTAGCCCAGGCATATGCTGTGCCTAACGTGGAGAAGACATTGAGGGACTATCTGCAGTCACTGCGCAAGGGACCCGACTAG
- the SRA1 gene encoding steroid receptor RNA activator 1 isoform X1: MRCPAGRAEVAMAELYVKPGNKERGWNDPPQFSYGLQTQAIGSKRTPLTKRVAAAQDGSPKAAASETTPGLPTTGPPPPSNNAPRPPPMGSCPASSVESPNFPVIECETLLEDVLRPLEQALEDCRGHVRKQVCDDISRRLALLQEQWAGGKLSVPVKKRMTLLVQELSSQRWDAADDIHRSLMVDHVTEVSQWMVGVKRLIAEKKNLSSEEEATEEKSAATTEQNQTVPGFLGAP; encoded by the exons ATGCGCTGCCCCGCTGGCCGTGCGGAAGTGGCGATGGCGGAGCTGTACGTGAAGCCCG GCAACAAGGAGCGCGGCTGGAACGACCCGCCGCAGTTCTCTTACGGGCTGCAGACCCAGGCTATTGGGTCCAAGCGCACGCCGCTCACCAAGAGGGTCGCTGCAGCCCAGGATGGATCCCCCAAAG CCGCTGCCTCAGAGACTACTCCTGGGCTCCCCACAACAGGACCTCCCCCTCCTTCAAATAATGCTCCCAGGCCTCCACCTATGGGGAGTTGTCCTGCCTCCAGTGTTGAGTCCCCAAATTTCCCAGTCATCGAGTGTGAGACTCTGCTAGAGGATGTGCTGAGACCTTTGGAACAGGCATTGGAGGATTGCCGTGGCCATGTGAGG AAGCAGGTGTGTGATGACATCAGCCGACGCCTGGCACTGCTGCAGGAACAGTGGGCTGGAGGGAAGCTGTCAGTGCCTGTAAAGAAGAGGATGACTCTACTGGTGCAAG AACTTTCAAGCCAGAGGTGGGATGCAGCAGATGACATCCACCGCTCACTCATGGTTGACCATGTGACTGAGGTCAGTCAGTGGATGGTGGGAGTTAAGAGATTAATTGCAGAAAAGAAGAATCTGTCTTCAGAGGAGGAAGCCACTGAAGAGAAATCTGCAGCCACAACTGAACAGAACCAGACTGTACCAGGCTTCCTTGGGGCTCCATAA
- the SRA1 gene encoding steroid receptor RNA activator 1 isoform X2, giving the protein MRCPAGRAEVAMAELYVKPGNKERGWNDPPQFSYGLQTQAIGSKRTPLTKRVAAAQDGSPKAAASETTPGLPTTGPPPPSNNAPRPPPMGSCPASSVESPNFPVIECETLLEDVLRPLEQALEDCRGHVRKQVCDDISRRLALLQEQWAGGKLSVPVKKRMTLLVQACSALIFLQNFQARGGMQQMTSTAHSWLTM; this is encoded by the exons ATGCGCTGCCCCGCTGGCCGTGCGGAAGTGGCGATGGCGGAGCTGTACGTGAAGCCCG GCAACAAGGAGCGCGGCTGGAACGACCCGCCGCAGTTCTCTTACGGGCTGCAGACCCAGGCTATTGGGTCCAAGCGCACGCCGCTCACCAAGAGGGTCGCTGCAGCCCAGGATGGATCCCCCAAAG CCGCTGCCTCAGAGACTACTCCTGGGCTCCCCACAACAGGACCTCCCCCTCCTTCAAATAATGCTCCCAGGCCTCCACCTATGGGGAGTTGTCCTGCCTCCAGTGTTGAGTCCCCAAATTTCCCAGTCATCGAGTGTGAGACTCTGCTAGAGGATGTGCTGAGACCTTTGGAACAGGCATTGGAGGATTGCCGTGGCCATGTGAGG AAGCAGGTGTGTGATGACATCAGCCGACGCCTGGCACTGCTGCAGGAACAGTGGGCTGGAGGGAAGCTGTCAGTGCCTGTAAAGAAGAGGATGACTCTACTGGTGCAAG CTTGCTCAGCCCTGATCTTTCTTCAGAACTTTCAAGCCAGAGGTGGGATGCAGCAGATGACATCCACCGCTCACTCATGGTTGACCATGTGA
- the SLC35A4 gene encoding probable UDP-sugar transporter protein SLC35A4, translating into MSVEDGGLPGLGRPRQARWILMLLLSTAMYGAHAPLLALCHVDGRVPFRPSSAVLLTELTKLLLCAFSLLVGWQAWPQGAPPWRQAVPFALSALLYGANNNLVIYLQRYMDPSTYQVLSNLKIGSTALFYCFCLRHRLSARQGLALLLLMAAGACYAAGGLQNPRNTFSGPPPAAAAGPMPLHITPLGLLLLVLYCLISGLSSVYTEMLMKRQRLPLALQNLFLYTFGVLLNLGLHAGSGPGPGLLEGFSGWAALVVLSQALNGLLMSAVMKHGSSITRLFVVSCSLVVNAVLSAALLRLQLTAAFFLATLLIGLAVRLYYGSR; encoded by the coding sequence ATGAGTGTAGAGGACGGGGGTCTGCCAGGCCTGGGCCGTCCCAGGCAGGCCCGCTGGATCCTGATGCTACTCCTGTCCACTGCTATGTATGGTGCCCATGCCCCACTGCTGGCACTGTGCCATGTGGACGGCCGAGTGCCCTTCCGGCCCTCCTCGGCTGTGCTGCTGACTGAGCTGACCAAGCTGCTGTTGTGCGCCTTCTCCCTGCTGGTGGGCTGGCAAGCATGGCCCCAGGGGGCCCCACCCTGGCGCCAGGCTGTCCCCTTTGCATTATCAGCCCTCCTTTATGGCGCTAACAataacctggtgatctaccttcAACGTTACATGGACCCCAGCACTTACCAGGTGCTAAGCAACCTGAAGATTGGAAGCACAGCCCTGTTCTACTGCTTCTGCCTCCGGCATCGCCTCTCCGCACGCCAGGGTTTAGCACTGCTGCTATTGATGGCAGCAGGGGCCTGCTATGCAGCAGGTGGCCTCCAGAACCCCCGGAACACATTTTCTGGGCCCCCTCCAGCAGCTGCTGCTGGCCCTATGCCCCTGCATATCACCCCGCTGGGACTACTGCTCCTCGTCCTGTACTGCCTCATCTCAGGCTTGTCATCCGTATACACAGAGATGCTCATGAAGCGACAACGGCTGCCCCTGGCACTTCAGAACCTCTTCCTCTACACTTTTGGTGTGCTTCTGAACCTAGGTCTGCACGCAGGCAGTGGCCCCGGCCCAGGCCTCCTGGAGGGTTTCTCGGGATGGGCAGCACTCGTGGTGCTGAGTCAGGCACTAAACGGACTGCTCATGTCGGCTGTCATGAAGCATGGCAGCAGTATCACTCGCCTCTTTGTTGTGTCCTGCTCGCTGGTGGTCAACGCCGTGCTCTCAGCAGCCCTTCTACGGCTGCAGCTCACGGCCGCCTTCTTCCTGGCCACACTGCTCATTGGCCTGGCTGTGCGCCTCTACTATGGCAGCCGCTAG